A genomic segment from Drosophila miranda strain MSH22 chromosome 3, D.miranda_PacBio2.1, whole genome shotgun sequence encodes:
- the LOC108158733 gene encoding transitional endoplasmic reticulum ATPase TER94 isoform X1, translated as MDTDEDATRKDAPSSSQSPWTEAGGSGGNTISNPKTSHSKIDDLATAILKRKDRPNRLIVEEAQNDDNSVVSLSQAKMDELQLFRGDTVILKGKRRKETVCIVLSDDTCPDEKIRMNRVVRNNLCVHLSDVVSVQSCPDVKYGKRVRILPIDDTTEGVTGNLFEIYLKPYFLEAYRPIHMGDNFIVRAAMRPIEFKVVLTDPEPYCIVAPETVIFCDGDPIKREEEEESLNAVGYDDIGGCRKQLAQIKEMVELPLRHPSLFKAIGVKPPRGILMYGPPGTGKTLIARAVANETGAFFFLINGPEIMSKLAGESESNLRKAFEEAEKNSPAIIFIDEIDAIAPKRDKTHGEVERRIVSQLLTLMDGMKKSSHLIVMAATNRPNSIDPALRRFGRFDREIDIGIPDATGRLEVLRIHTKNMKLHEDVDLEQIAAETHGHVGADLASLCSEAALQQIREKMDLIDLEDDKIDAEVLASLAVTMENFRYAMTKSSPSALRETVVEVPNTTWTDIGGLESVKKELQELVQYPVEHPDKFLKFGMQPSRGVLFYGPPGCGKTLLAKAIANECQANFISVKGPELLTMWFGESEANVRDIFDKARSAAPCVLFFDELDSIAKARGGNVGDAGGAADRVINQILTEMDGMGAKKNVFIIGATNRPDIIDPAILRPGRLDQLIYIPLPDDKSREAILKANLRKSPLAKEVDLTYIAKVTQGFSGADLTEICQRACKLAIRQAIEAEIRREKDRAENQNTAMDMDEEDPVPEITSAHFEEAMKYARRSVSDNDIRKYEMFAQTLQQSRGFGQNFRFPGQTGNTSGSGTNMPVNSPGDNGDDDLYS; from the exons ATGGATACCGATGAGGATGCAACTAGGAAAGATGCTCCGTCATCGTCGCAGTCGCCGTGGACTGAGGCTGGGGGCAGTGGGGGCAACACAATATCAAATCCGAAAACCTCTCATTCTAAAAT CGATGATCTCGCAACGGCGATTTTGAAGCGAAAGGATCGGCCCAATCGTCTGATCGTTGAGGAGGCTCAGAATGACGACAACTCCGTTGTGTCGCTTTCGCAG GCGAAAATGGACGAGCTGCAGCTTTTCCGCGGCGACACCGTGATCCTGAAGGGTAAGCGTCGCAAGGAGACCGTGTGTATTGTGCTCTCTGACGACACCTGTCCCGACGAGAAGATCCGCATGAATCGCGTGGTGCGAAACAATCTGTGTGTGCATCTGTCGGACGTGGTCTCGGTGCAGTCGTGCCCGGATGTCAAGTACGGGAAGCGTGTCCGCATCTTGCCCATTGACGACACCACCGAAGGCGTCACGGGCAATCTCTTCGAGATCTATCTGAAGCCGTACTTCTTGGAGGCCTATCGGCCGATCCACATGGGGGATAACTTCATTGTTCGCGCTGCTATGCGTCCCATTGAGTTCAAGGTGGTGCTGACCGATCCCGAGCCGTACTGCATTGTGGCGCCCGAGACGGTCATCTTCTGCGATGGCGACCCGATCAAGcgtgaggaggaggaggagtccCTCAATGCGGTGGGCTACGACGACATTGGCGGTTGCCGCAAGCAGTTGGCCCAGATTAAGGAGATGGTGGAGCTGCCTCTGCGCCATCCGTCGCTCTTCAAGGCTATCGGTGTGAAGCCGCCGCGTGGAATTCTCATGTACGGCCCACCCGGTACCGGCAAGACTCTGATTGCTCGCGCCGTGGCCAACGAGACGGGTGCTTTCTTCTTCCTGATCAACGGACCGGAGATTATGTCCAAGCTGGCCGGTGAGTCCGAGTCGAATCTGCGCAAGGCATTCGAGGAGGCCGAGAAGAACTCTCCGGCTATCATCTTCATTGACGAGATCGACGCCATTGCCCCGAAGCGTGACAAGACCCACGGTGAGGTGGAGCGTCGCATCGTCTCCCAGTTGCTCACCCTGATGGACGGCATGAAGAAGAGCTCTCACCTGATCGTGATGGCCGCCACCAACAGGCCCAATTCCATTGACCCCGCTCTGCGTCGGTTCGGACGCTTCGATCGTGAGATTGACATTGGTATTCCCGACGCGACCGGCCGCCTGGAGGTGCTGCGTATCCACACCAAGAACATGAAACTCCACGAGGATGTCGATTTGGAGCAGATTGCGGCCGAGACCCATGGTCATGTGGGTGCCGATCTGGCTTCGCTGTGCTCGGAGGCTGCTCTTCAGCAAATCCGCGAGAAGATGGATCTCATTGACCTGGAGGATGACAAGATTGATGCCGAAGTGCTGGCATCTCTGGCTGTGACTATGGAGAACTTCCGCTACGCCATGACCAAGTCCAGTCCATCGGCTCTGCGCGAGACCGTGGTGGAGGTGCCCAACACCACCTGGACCGACATCGGTGGCCTCGAGAGCGTCAAGAAGGAGCTGCAGGAGCTGGTCCAGTACCCAGTCGAGCATCCCGACAAGTTCCTCAAGTTTGGCATGCAGCCAAGCCGCGGCGTCCTCTTCTACGGCCCGCCCGGTTGCGGTAAGACTCTGCTGGCCAAGGCCATTGCCAACGAGTGCCAGGCAAACTTCATCTCCGTCAAGGGGCCCGAGCTGCTGACCATGTGGTTCGGCGAGTCTGAGGCAAACGTGCGCGACATCTTCGACAAGGCCCGCTCGGCTGCCCCTTGTGTGCTCTTCTTCGACGAGCTCGATTCGATTGCCAAGGCCCGTGGCGGTAATGTGGGCGATGCTGGCGGCGCTGCCGATCGTGTGATTAATCAGATCCTCACCGAAATGGACGGCATGGGAGCCAAGAAGAACGTCTTTATCATTGGCGCCACCAATCGACCCGACATCATTGATCCGGCCATTCTGCGTCCCGGCCGTCTCGATCAGCTCATCTATATTCCATTGCCCGACGACAAGTCGCGCGAGGCCATTCTGAAGGCCAACTTGCGCAAGTCGCCGCTGGCCAAGGAGGTCGACCTCACCTACATTGCCAAGGTGACACAGGGCTTCTCGGGTGCCGATTTGACCGAGATCTGCCAGCGGGCCTGTAAGCTGGCCATTCGACAGGCCATCGAGGCTGAGATTCGGCGCGAGAAGGACCGCGCCGAGAACCAGAACACGGCAATGGAT ATGGATGAGGAGGATCCAGTGCCGGAGATCACCAGCGCCCACTTTGAGGAGGCCATGAAGTATGCTCGCCGCTCTGTGTCGGACAACGACATCAGGAAATACGAGATGTTTGCTCAGACCTTGCAGCAGTCCCGTGGATTCGGACAGAACTTCAG ATTCCCCGGTCAAACCGGCAACACCTCAGGGTCCGGCACCAATATGCCAGTAAATTCGCCAGGCGACAATGGCGATGATGATCTTTACAGTTAG
- the LOC108158738 gene encoding cAMP-dependent protein kinase type II regulatory subunit isoform X3 yields MSSDSSRRIQVPEELKEVLLQFSIAYLVEQPPDVIDYAADYFNKLQANRPAPVNQDHSQDDQQSINSQDGEEPPVMQNSRRKSVFAEAYDPEADDDDEGATAIFPKTDEQRSRLVESVKNVLLFRSLEKEQMNQVLDAMFERKVQPGDYIIRQGDDGDNFYVIESGIYKVYINDKHINTYNHTGLFGELALLYNMPRAATVQAETNGLLWAMDRQTFRRILLKSAFKKRKMYEELLNNVPMLKALQNYERMNLADALITKSFESGERIIKQGDAADGMYFIEEGTVSVRMDQEDAEVEISQLGKGQYFGELALVTHRPRAASVYATGGHVRLAFLDTEAFERIMGFLTDVLKRNIVIYEQMFTEMARRNTNL; encoded by the exons ATGTCGAGCGATTCGAGTCGGCGTATCCAGGTGCCCGAGGAGCTGAAGGAGGTCCTCTTGCAGTTCTCCATTGCGTATCTGGTGGAGCAGCCCCCGGATGTGATCGACTATGCCGCCGACTATTTCAATAAGCTGCAGGCCAATCGTCCGGCCCCGGTCAACCAGGATCACAGTCAGGATGATCAGCAGAGCATCAACTCCCAGGATGGAGAAG AGCCACCCGTTATGCAAAACTCACGCCGCAAATCAGTCTTCGCCGAGGCCTACGATCCGGAGgcggatgatgatgatgagggaGCCACTGCCATATTCCCAAAAACAGATGAACAGCGTTCCCGTCTGGTGGAGTCGGTGAAAAATGTTCTCCTTTTCCGTTCGCTCGAAAAGGAACAG ATGAACCAAGTGCTGGATGCGATGTTCGAGAGGAAGGTTCAGCCGGGCGATTATATCATACGCCAGGGCGACGATGGCGATAACTTTTATGTTATTGAATC GGGCATCTACAAAGTCTATATTAATGACAAGCACATTAACACCTATAATCATACTGGACTTTTCGGCGAATTAGCGCTGCTCTACAATATGCCCAG AGCGGCCACCGTGCAGGCGGAAACCAATGGTCTGCTCTGGGCCATGGACCGTCAGACCTTCCGACGCATTCTGCTGAAGTCCGCCTTCAAGAAGCGAAAAATGTATGAGGAGTTGTTGAACAACGTGCCCATGCTCAAGGCCTTGCAG AACTATGAACGCATGAATCTGGCTGATGCTTTGATCACAAAGAGCTTCGAATCCGGCGAACGGATCATCAAGCAGG GGGACGCTGCCGATGGCATGTACTTCATTGAGGAGGGGACCGTGTCCGTGCGCATGGATCAAGAAGATGCCGAGGTGGAGATATCGCAGCTGGGCAAGGGCCAGTACTTTGGTGAACTGGCGCTGGTGACACATCGGCCACGTGCCGCTTCCGTTTACGCCACGGGTGGCCATGTCCGGCTTGCAT TCCTTGACACGGAGGCCTTTGAACGCATCATGGGCTTCCTCACCGACGTGCTCAAGCGTAACATTGTGATCTATGAGCAGATGTTCACCGAAATGGCCCGCCGCAACACCAATCTATAA
- the LOC108158733 gene encoding transitional endoplasmic reticulum ATPase TER94 isoform X2, translated as MADSKGDDLATAILKRKDRPNRLIVEEAQNDDNSVVSLSQAKMDELQLFRGDTVILKGKRRKETVCIVLSDDTCPDEKIRMNRVVRNNLCVHLSDVVSVQSCPDVKYGKRVRILPIDDTTEGVTGNLFEIYLKPYFLEAYRPIHMGDNFIVRAAMRPIEFKVVLTDPEPYCIVAPETVIFCDGDPIKREEEEESLNAVGYDDIGGCRKQLAQIKEMVELPLRHPSLFKAIGVKPPRGILMYGPPGTGKTLIARAVANETGAFFFLINGPEIMSKLAGESESNLRKAFEEAEKNSPAIIFIDEIDAIAPKRDKTHGEVERRIVSQLLTLMDGMKKSSHLIVMAATNRPNSIDPALRRFGRFDREIDIGIPDATGRLEVLRIHTKNMKLHEDVDLEQIAAETHGHVGADLASLCSEAALQQIREKMDLIDLEDDKIDAEVLASLAVTMENFRYAMTKSSPSALRETVVEVPNTTWTDIGGLESVKKELQELVQYPVEHPDKFLKFGMQPSRGVLFYGPPGCGKTLLAKAIANECQANFISVKGPELLTMWFGESEANVRDIFDKARSAAPCVLFFDELDSIAKARGGNVGDAGGAADRVINQILTEMDGMGAKKNVFIIGATNRPDIIDPAILRPGRLDQLIYIPLPDDKSREAILKANLRKSPLAKEVDLTYIAKVTQGFSGADLTEICQRACKLAIRQAIEAEIRREKDRAENQNTAMDMDEEDPVPEITSAHFEEAMKYARRSVSDNDIRKYEMFAQTLQQSRGFGQNFRFPGQTGNTSGSGTNMPVNSPGDNGDDDLYS; from the exons ATGGCAGACTCCAAGGG CGATGATCTCGCAACGGCGATTTTGAAGCGAAAGGATCGGCCCAATCGTCTGATCGTTGAGGAGGCTCAGAATGACGACAACTCCGTTGTGTCGCTTTCGCAG GCGAAAATGGACGAGCTGCAGCTTTTCCGCGGCGACACCGTGATCCTGAAGGGTAAGCGTCGCAAGGAGACCGTGTGTATTGTGCTCTCTGACGACACCTGTCCCGACGAGAAGATCCGCATGAATCGCGTGGTGCGAAACAATCTGTGTGTGCATCTGTCGGACGTGGTCTCGGTGCAGTCGTGCCCGGATGTCAAGTACGGGAAGCGTGTCCGCATCTTGCCCATTGACGACACCACCGAAGGCGTCACGGGCAATCTCTTCGAGATCTATCTGAAGCCGTACTTCTTGGAGGCCTATCGGCCGATCCACATGGGGGATAACTTCATTGTTCGCGCTGCTATGCGTCCCATTGAGTTCAAGGTGGTGCTGACCGATCCCGAGCCGTACTGCATTGTGGCGCCCGAGACGGTCATCTTCTGCGATGGCGACCCGATCAAGcgtgaggaggaggaggagtccCTCAATGCGGTGGGCTACGACGACATTGGCGGTTGCCGCAAGCAGTTGGCCCAGATTAAGGAGATGGTGGAGCTGCCTCTGCGCCATCCGTCGCTCTTCAAGGCTATCGGTGTGAAGCCGCCGCGTGGAATTCTCATGTACGGCCCACCCGGTACCGGCAAGACTCTGATTGCTCGCGCCGTGGCCAACGAGACGGGTGCTTTCTTCTTCCTGATCAACGGACCGGAGATTATGTCCAAGCTGGCCGGTGAGTCCGAGTCGAATCTGCGCAAGGCATTCGAGGAGGCCGAGAAGAACTCTCCGGCTATCATCTTCATTGACGAGATCGACGCCATTGCCCCGAAGCGTGACAAGACCCACGGTGAGGTGGAGCGTCGCATCGTCTCCCAGTTGCTCACCCTGATGGACGGCATGAAGAAGAGCTCTCACCTGATCGTGATGGCCGCCACCAACAGGCCCAATTCCATTGACCCCGCTCTGCGTCGGTTCGGACGCTTCGATCGTGAGATTGACATTGGTATTCCCGACGCGACCGGCCGCCTGGAGGTGCTGCGTATCCACACCAAGAACATGAAACTCCACGAGGATGTCGATTTGGAGCAGATTGCGGCCGAGACCCATGGTCATGTGGGTGCCGATCTGGCTTCGCTGTGCTCGGAGGCTGCTCTTCAGCAAATCCGCGAGAAGATGGATCTCATTGACCTGGAGGATGACAAGATTGATGCCGAAGTGCTGGCATCTCTGGCTGTGACTATGGAGAACTTCCGCTACGCCATGACCAAGTCCAGTCCATCGGCTCTGCGCGAGACCGTGGTGGAGGTGCCCAACACCACCTGGACCGACATCGGTGGCCTCGAGAGCGTCAAGAAGGAGCTGCAGGAGCTGGTCCAGTACCCAGTCGAGCATCCCGACAAGTTCCTCAAGTTTGGCATGCAGCCAAGCCGCGGCGTCCTCTTCTACGGCCCGCCCGGTTGCGGTAAGACTCTGCTGGCCAAGGCCATTGCCAACGAGTGCCAGGCAAACTTCATCTCCGTCAAGGGGCCCGAGCTGCTGACCATGTGGTTCGGCGAGTCTGAGGCAAACGTGCGCGACATCTTCGACAAGGCCCGCTCGGCTGCCCCTTGTGTGCTCTTCTTCGACGAGCTCGATTCGATTGCCAAGGCCCGTGGCGGTAATGTGGGCGATGCTGGCGGCGCTGCCGATCGTGTGATTAATCAGATCCTCACCGAAATGGACGGCATGGGAGCCAAGAAGAACGTCTTTATCATTGGCGCCACCAATCGACCCGACATCATTGATCCGGCCATTCTGCGTCCCGGCCGTCTCGATCAGCTCATCTATATTCCATTGCCCGACGACAAGTCGCGCGAGGCCATTCTGAAGGCCAACTTGCGCAAGTCGCCGCTGGCCAAGGAGGTCGACCTCACCTACATTGCCAAGGTGACACAGGGCTTCTCGGGTGCCGATTTGACCGAGATCTGCCAGCGGGCCTGTAAGCTGGCCATTCGACAGGCCATCGAGGCTGAGATTCGGCGCGAGAAGGACCGCGCCGAGAACCAGAACACGGCAATGGAT ATGGATGAGGAGGATCCAGTGCCGGAGATCACCAGCGCCCACTTTGAGGAGGCCATGAAGTATGCTCGCCGCTCTGTGTCGGACAACGACATCAGGAAATACGAGATGTTTGCTCAGACCTTGCAGCAGTCCCGTGGATTCGGACAGAACTTCAG ATTCCCCGGTCAAACCGGCAACACCTCAGGGTCCGGCACCAATATGCCAGTAAATTCGCCAGGCGACAATGGCGATGATGATCTTTACAGTTAG
- the LOC108158738 gene encoding cAMP-dependent protein kinase type II regulatory subunit isoform X2, whose amino-acid sequence MSSDSSRRIQVPEELKEVLLQFSIAYLVEQPPDVIDYAADYFNKLQANRPAPVNQDHSQDDQQSINSQDGEEPPVMQNSRRKSVFAEAYDPEADDDDEGATAIFPKTDEQRSRLVESVKNVLLFRSLEKEQMNQVLDAMFERKVQPGDYIIRQGDDGDNFYVIESGIYKVYINDKHINTYNHTGLFGELALLYNMPRAATVQAETNGLLWAMDRQTFRRILLKSAFKKRKMYEELLNNVPMLKALQNYERMNLADALITKSFESGERIIKQGDAADGMYFIEEGTVSVRMDQEDAEVEISQLGKGQYFGELALVTHRPRAASVYATGGHVRLASLDVVCFERLMGNCNRLLQRGISDYRYLEEDLRDYFDTLQLN is encoded by the exons ATGTCGAGCGATTCGAGTCGGCGTATCCAGGTGCCCGAGGAGCTGAAGGAGGTCCTCTTGCAGTTCTCCATTGCGTATCTGGTGGAGCAGCCCCCGGATGTGATCGACTATGCCGCCGACTATTTCAATAAGCTGCAGGCCAATCGTCCGGCCCCGGTCAACCAGGATCACAGTCAGGATGATCAGCAGAGCATCAACTCCCAGGATGGAGAAG AGCCACCCGTTATGCAAAACTCACGCCGCAAATCAGTCTTCGCCGAGGCCTACGATCCGGAGgcggatgatgatgatgagggaGCCACTGCCATATTCCCAAAAACAGATGAACAGCGTTCCCGTCTGGTGGAGTCGGTGAAAAATGTTCTCCTTTTCCGTTCGCTCGAAAAGGAACAG ATGAACCAAGTGCTGGATGCGATGTTCGAGAGGAAGGTTCAGCCGGGCGATTATATCATACGCCAGGGCGACGATGGCGATAACTTTTATGTTATTGAATC GGGCATCTACAAAGTCTATATTAATGACAAGCACATTAACACCTATAATCATACTGGACTTTTCGGCGAATTAGCGCTGCTCTACAATATGCCCAG AGCGGCCACCGTGCAGGCGGAAACCAATGGTCTGCTCTGGGCCATGGACCGTCAGACCTTCCGACGCATTCTGCTGAAGTCCGCCTTCAAGAAGCGAAAAATGTATGAGGAGTTGTTGAACAACGTGCCCATGCTCAAGGCCTTGCAG AACTATGAACGCATGAATCTGGCTGATGCTTTGATCACAAAGAGCTTCGAATCCGGCGAACGGATCATCAAGCAGG GGGACGCTGCCGATGGCATGTACTTCATTGAGGAGGGGACCGTGTCCGTGCGCATGGATCAAGAAGATGCCGAGGTGGAGATATCGCAGCTGGGCAAGGGCCAGTACTTTGGTGAACTGGCGCTGGTGACACATCGGCCACGTGCCGCTTCCGTTTACGCCACGGGTGGCCATGTCCGGCTTGCAT CTTTGGATGTAGTTTGCTTTGAGCGCCTCATGGGCAACTGCAATCGGTTGCTCCAGCGTGGCATTAGCGACTATCGCTACCTGGAAGAGGATCTGCGGGACTACTTTGACACTCTGCAGCTCAATTAG
- the LOC108158738 gene encoding cAMP-dependent protein kinase type II regulatory subunit isoform X4 — translation MSTQVSGNLLAEPPVMQNSRRKSVFAEAYDPEADDDDEGATAIFPKTDEQRSRLVESVKNVLLFRSLEKEQMNQVLDAMFERKVQPGDYIIRQGDDGDNFYVIESGIYKVYINDKHINTYNHTGLFGELALLYNMPRAATVQAETNGLLWAMDRQTFRRILLKSAFKKRKMYEELLNNVPMLKALQNYERMNLADALITKSFESGERIIKQGDAADGMYFIEEGTVSVRMDQEDAEVEISQLGKGQYFGELALVTHRPRAASVYATGGHVRLAFLDVRAFERLLGPCMDIMKRNIDDYESQLVKIFGSKNNITDTR, via the exons ATGTCTACTCAGGTGTCTGGCAATTTATTGGCTG AGCCACCCGTTATGCAAAACTCACGCCGCAAATCAGTCTTCGCCGAGGCCTACGATCCGGAGgcggatgatgatgatgagggaGCCACTGCCATATTCCCAAAAACAGATGAACAGCGTTCCCGTCTGGTGGAGTCGGTGAAAAATGTTCTCCTTTTCCGTTCGCTCGAAAAGGAACAG ATGAACCAAGTGCTGGATGCGATGTTCGAGAGGAAGGTTCAGCCGGGCGATTATATCATACGCCAGGGCGACGATGGCGATAACTTTTATGTTATTGAATC GGGCATCTACAAAGTCTATATTAATGACAAGCACATTAACACCTATAATCATACTGGACTTTTCGGCGAATTAGCGCTGCTCTACAATATGCCCAG AGCGGCCACCGTGCAGGCGGAAACCAATGGTCTGCTCTGGGCCATGGACCGTCAGACCTTCCGACGCATTCTGCTGAAGTCCGCCTTCAAGAAGCGAAAAATGTATGAGGAGTTGTTGAACAACGTGCCCATGCTCAAGGCCTTGCAG AACTATGAACGCATGAATCTGGCTGATGCTTTGATCACAAAGAGCTTCGAATCCGGCGAACGGATCATCAAGCAGG GGGACGCTGCCGATGGCATGTACTTCATTGAGGAGGGGACCGTGTCCGTGCGCATGGATCAAGAAGATGCCGAGGTGGAGATATCGCAGCTGGGCAAGGGCCAGTACTTTGGTGAACTGGCGCTGGTGACACATCGGCCACGTGCCGCTTCCGTTTACGCCACGGGTGGCCATGTCCGGCTTGCAT TCCTGGATGTCAGGGCATTCGAGCGTTTGCTGGGACCCTGCATGGACATCATGAAGCGCAACATTGATGACTACGAGTCACAGCTGGTGAAGATATTTGGTAGCAAAAACAATATCACCGATACACGATAA
- the LOC108158738 gene encoding cAMP-dependent protein kinase type II regulatory subunit isoform X1, translating to MSSDSSRRIQVPEELKEVLLQFSIAYLVEQPPDVIDYAADYFNKLQANRPAPVNQDHSQDDQQSINSQDGEEPPVMQNSRRKSVFAEAYDPEADDDDEGATAIFPKTDEQRSRLVESVKNVLLFRSLEKEQMNQVLDAMFERKVQPGDYIIRQGDDGDNFYVIESGIYKVYINDKHINTYNHTGLFGELALLYNMPRAATVQAETNGLLWAMDRQTFRRILLKSAFKKRKMYEELLNNVPMLKALQNYERMNLADALITKSFESGERIIKQGDAADGMYFIEEGTVSVRMDQEDAEVEISQLGKGQYFGELALVTHRPRAASVYATGGHVRLAFLDVRAFERLLGPCMDIMKRNIDDYESQLVKIFGSKNNITDTR from the exons ATGTCGAGCGATTCGAGTCGGCGTATCCAGGTGCCCGAGGAGCTGAAGGAGGTCCTCTTGCAGTTCTCCATTGCGTATCTGGTGGAGCAGCCCCCGGATGTGATCGACTATGCCGCCGACTATTTCAATAAGCTGCAGGCCAATCGTCCGGCCCCGGTCAACCAGGATCACAGTCAGGATGATCAGCAGAGCATCAACTCCCAGGATGGAGAAG AGCCACCCGTTATGCAAAACTCACGCCGCAAATCAGTCTTCGCCGAGGCCTACGATCCGGAGgcggatgatgatgatgagggaGCCACTGCCATATTCCCAAAAACAGATGAACAGCGTTCCCGTCTGGTGGAGTCGGTGAAAAATGTTCTCCTTTTCCGTTCGCTCGAAAAGGAACAG ATGAACCAAGTGCTGGATGCGATGTTCGAGAGGAAGGTTCAGCCGGGCGATTATATCATACGCCAGGGCGACGATGGCGATAACTTTTATGTTATTGAATC GGGCATCTACAAAGTCTATATTAATGACAAGCACATTAACACCTATAATCATACTGGACTTTTCGGCGAATTAGCGCTGCTCTACAATATGCCCAG AGCGGCCACCGTGCAGGCGGAAACCAATGGTCTGCTCTGGGCCATGGACCGTCAGACCTTCCGACGCATTCTGCTGAAGTCCGCCTTCAAGAAGCGAAAAATGTATGAGGAGTTGTTGAACAACGTGCCCATGCTCAAGGCCTTGCAG AACTATGAACGCATGAATCTGGCTGATGCTTTGATCACAAAGAGCTTCGAATCCGGCGAACGGATCATCAAGCAGG GGGACGCTGCCGATGGCATGTACTTCATTGAGGAGGGGACCGTGTCCGTGCGCATGGATCAAGAAGATGCCGAGGTGGAGATATCGCAGCTGGGCAAGGGCCAGTACTTTGGTGAACTGGCGCTGGTGACACATCGGCCACGTGCCGCTTCCGTTTACGCCACGGGTGGCCATGTCCGGCTTGCAT TCCTGGATGTCAGGGCATTCGAGCGTTTGCTGGGACCCTGCATGGACATCATGAAGCGCAACATTGATGACTACGAGTCACAGCTGGTGAAGATATTTGGTAGCAAAAACAATATCACCGATACACGATAA